The following is a genomic window from Malus sylvestris chromosome 12, drMalSylv7.2, whole genome shotgun sequence.
TTTACTTTATCCCTTTTGCTCTGAGCTTCCGTCTCATAGTTGCTTCTTCTAGCCCGAGAATCTGTAAGTCTTCGATTCACGTGTCCAAACTATCTTAATCAACTTTTTTCTCATTTTATATTCAATTGTAATCAttcctactttaccttggaCATTCTTGTTCTTAGTACAAGTAAATGaatagttgaaatttttttttttgaccacttgtattatgacttGATGTACTAGGCATCTTACCGGCATGCTAAACAATTTCTTCGCTCCCATGCTCCATTGCAGTAACTGGGGGCCCTTGAATTGCTTGAGACTCAGTCTGAGAAGAGAGACTCTCAGctgcctcctctttctctctctcagctGCCACTTCAACAGTCCACATACACACACCCCTCTGTTTTTCCAGCTCCTCTACCTTTTCACTCTACTGGGTTTTAGTGGTTTTGCAGAATCTGTAGCAGTGGCCTTTGAGCTATGGCGACTGAAGATGGAACCTTTGCTAAAAACGGTGGCGGCATTTTCACAAACGAAGCTGAGCCTTCAACCTACATGGTATCCcattttttgttgaaaattcGTTCATGGGTTGTCCTTATATATTCGTTTTCCTGCTTTCCATTTTCCTCACTTGTtgattcaattcatttgatgatTTTGTCAGATGTTTGTTTGtgaattatgaaattttgacttcgtattagttttttttcctttaatttcttcttcttttttaccTAAACTGGGTTAATGCATGCTTAAACTGCCATTAATCATATTTTCAATCCTAAGTTGGTATCTGTATAACTATGAAATTCAAGTTGAAGCATCCAATTCCTCTTCGAACTAGTCAGGGTTTATGCTGTTATTGTTTTCGTGttatatttcttaattttttggtaaaaaagaaCTTACCTTTCAGGTTGTTTTCGAAATTCTGTGTTTTCGTGATGTTCTTAACATGGGACAATTCATATCATATGCTCTTTTGTAAATTTGGTTCGATATATATGTCTCCTTTGGTTCCTTATGCCGGTTTTGTCCTCAATGTCGCATATTTATGCAAGTGAAATGAAACCGACTCGTCCTAGTTCCTCAATTTTCACATCTTATGTTGTTGTGCATGATACATGTTCTTGTCTTATATTGGTGTATAAGTAGTAGTTGATCATGTTTGTAGAATGCTTTCTTGTGTTTTGCTGATCCTGGATGATCATTCTTTTTCCACAGGATGGAGTTTCCACTGAGATAATTGAAGAAGCACCTCCTGGCCATCTGTGGAGACGACAGAACCTCGTCTTACAGATACCTTCAAGAACTCTTGAGGATGCCAAAGAGAATTTTGTGAGAATAAACATGCCCCCAACGCCGAGCCCCACTCCCAAAAGAGTAAATTTCTCCCCATTACCCAGCCCTAGTTTAGCCAAAATCAATGCGTCCCCAGGTCCCTCGTCGTCAAAAACTAAATCGACCACAAAAAGAAGCCTCCTTCCAAGACTAAGTTTCAAAAATTGGAACACTACTTCGGATATTGAGAAGGCTGCCACTCGAGCACTAGGAGGCTTACCTGCAGGGACACATGAGAAGCCTTCAACTCCAAGGGCCTGGTCCTTTGCAACACTTTTAACTCCCAGGACGAAAACCTCATCATCCTTGCCTGCAACTCCAATTGCTCACTCAAATCTAGAGTCTATGCATGGCAGGAACACAATTGATCTGGTGAGTATATATCACTTGTTAGTTTGACAATAACTGTTTTGTTGAGAAGAATTCAAGTTGACCATAGTTTACGGAAATCTTATAATAACAAAATCTTAAATACAATTTGAAGTCTTGTGCTTTTAGTGTGTATAAGTTTATTGTATATGTTTACAGTCATTTGGTTTCCTCAATGTTGCGTGGTCTGGTGGTAGTGCACTGTCTTTGTGATGGGTTCCCTGACTTTCCCCCTTAACTTCTTGTACTGCTTctactgaaaatatcaattagACCAGAAAGACAACCTTTTCGCCTTGGTTCTTGATGACTTAGAGAATAAATGAAGCGGGTGTTAATAACAGTTGATACAATATAATATTTAGTTTTATAGACTGATTAGCAGCATAAGTTGTCCTTCGGTGCAACACATTTTTTAAGCGGAGGCTAAACATTTCGTCCTATCTCTCCTCTATCAGTTTGAATCCTACAGTGGGTTGTACTGCCCTTTCATTTTATGATGTTTGAGACGTTTGTTACTTTTAAAATTACTTCCATGAGGTACTTCTCTTAGAACTATTACTTTAAGCCTTGAGCTCTGCATCCAGAGATGGCACGTTTACTTGTTGAACGTATTTTGTAAGGAATGAGTTTCTAGCATAGTTTTTTTTGTCTCAAGTAACCTCACAGATATCTTTGTCTGCTGTTCCACGTGATTCTTTTCATTGTAGAAAGCAGAGGCCCAACGACCTATTTGCCGCTCACGTTCAGTTCCTGCGATTAAGAAAGATGGAAGTATATATGCAGGCAGTGTCATTCGTGTAATTCCAACCACGCCACGAGTGGCTGAGAGGACTGTCACGACTACGTCAAGCACATCCCCAATAAATGTCACTAGTAAGTTCTGCTTCTAATTGTCTGGTGTCCATATCCTCTTCTATTCCTTTGCGAATGCACCTGAGTACCATGTTATGCTAATTGTCTGTATTTTCAGATTCTAGCTACCTTTGACCCTAGTTTTGTAACTTGTGATAACCAACCTATGCCTTATCTTAGTTTCGTGGTTCAGATGGAAGTGATGATGGTGGTGAAGATATTGCTGAAGAAGAAGCTGTTTGTCGAATTTGCTTAGTTGAGCTGGGTGAAGATGCCGACACCCTCAAGATGGAATGCAGCTGTAAAGGCGACCTTGCTCTTGCCCACCAAAAATGTGCTGTAAAATGGTTCAGCATTAAGGGTAATAAAACATGCGATGTGTGCGGAGAAGATGTTCAGAACCTGCCAGTCACACTTTTTCGAATTCAAAATTCTCAGGCTGTTAATTTTCGAGCAAGTAGAGCACAGCAGGCTGAGGTTAATCAATATAGGCAAGTCGAAAATTTTCAACTGATATAATGCTCAGGAAGCGGAAATTTCTGCACTTGCTGTGTCTTTATTGTGCGGGTTTATTTTCTTATTGTGTTCGGTACCACCTCATAGTATGGTATAACTAATAGTTTATGCAAATTTGTCAGGGTTTGGCAGGATGTTCCGATCCTTGCCATAGTTAGCATGCTTGCTTACTTCTGTTTTCTTGAGCAGCTTCTGGTACGTTATGGAACTTCGTTATGCTTTTCTTTTGTAGCCTTTCAAATTCTTAATCAAATCACATAGACAGGTGGGGAAAATGGGATCGCACgcaatcactctctctcttcctttttccTGCATCTTGGGTCTACTGGCATCCATGACATCGTCCACAATGGGTAAGATAACTTTGAAATTCTTTGTTCATGCAAATATTTGCGATTTTCCTTTCACTAAAACCAAGAGAACGATCTTTCTGTTATACTGACGTAGAAATTCGTGCACAGTGAGAAGAAGATATGTCTGGAGTTATGCAACTACACAGTTTGCACTGGTCGTCATTGCAGCACATCTACTTTATTCATTGGTAAGAGTTGCTCTAGTAATCAAGTAGTGGTAGGATTTGGCAGGTGAACCTGAGAATGTGATGACCCTACTTAATTTGAGAAAGTTTTCGAAATTTTGGTTACAAATGCTTAAGAAAGAAGAACCACTGATCAAAACACCGATGGTCGTGTGAATGCACTTGTTGAATATTCGTGTTTGTATGTTCTTGTCCGGTCCACAGATTCACATGCAGGCAGTTCTGGCTCTTCTCCTCGCCACCTTTTCAGGGTTCGGAATTACAATGTGTGGAAGCTCTATCATTGTTGAGGCTTTGAGATGGAGGGGAAGATGGCGTTCTCGGCAGTCAAATCAACAGCATGGTTCTCAGGAGGTGACACGACCGAATCAATCACCACAGAATACACAACAAACACAAACGAATCCCCGACAGCGGGAAAATGAACCTCAAGGTGCAGAACTTACTCATGGCTCTACTTCTGTATGCACGAATACCACCGCTGCATGCTAAGGGAAAGTCTGGCTGTAAACTGCCCCAAAATATAGCACATGTTAAGCGTTGTACATAAACTGTTTTGTATACATAGTTTGGCTTGAGAGCCACATTGTTTGGCTCGTCCTTCGTTTATGGTTTCGTGATCAAAATTTTCGTGAAAAAATACCAAAACGTATTCCTCTGTTCGTCGCATCAAACATCATATTATTGCTGTAGGTCAGTAAATATATTCTAGCAAAAAGCCGTTTCGTAATTACAAATGGGGGCTTCTCCCTCCCAACCTCTTACTGCCTTCAATGACATTTTTGTCTATACAATAGAATCAGTTGGTTGCATGGCAATGCCAATCAGATTACGCTCACAAAAGTGCTTTTTCTGGAAAAACCCAACTGGACAACAAGAGAAAAATGCTACACAGGCAAATAGCTAGAACTGTAACCCGATGGAGAAAAaatcgaaagaaaaaaagagaagattGTTTAGCTTCGTCTGATGACAGTCTGGTCATTGCTTGCAACTCCAGCTGCCAACCCTAACAGAGGACAAAGGCTTCTCCTTTGAGCTGGTACTTAATTCAGCTGAGTTGTTTGATGGGTTTCTGAAACACCGGGTCTCCCCCAAACTTTTATATGCCCCTCTCTGCAGACAGTAAGAACGGATTCTTGGGTAAACATTACGCCAGAGAGGGGTTCAGTGTGTACCCGGTGAGCAACCAGCGGTGAGATTTTTGGAACATCTCGCATGCTTGGAGCAGGCTGCAGGGCACCCACTGGAAGTGCATTGTCCCAGTGAGATGACTGGCTTCCAACACTATATGTGGGGGAGCCACCAGGAGGGCATCGTCGCAATGGCACCACAATCTCATCCATCTCCAGGTCCCACAGAAGCAACTGTGTGTCCTGCAGTCAAACGGAAAGTATAAACAAAAACACTAACAGAGTTTTATAGAGAAAATATCATCATCAATCTTACATATTCATTTACAACCAATTGTATTACGGCATTCTTATACATGAGATATCTGATTATGAATGTAAATACATAATTTTTGACATTATAGTTTCTGATACCTGACCGACTGAACCAAACCGGTACATGACAGTTTCCCCCATGCCATCTGAATTTGGTGATGAACAATATGAATCAAAAGCCACTCCACTGACCTGCCAACGTCATCCGGTAAGAACTAAGTAAACCAGCCACAATCAGGTAATTATAATACGCACAATGCTATTTAAGAAACTAACCCAAGAGTTGTGACCCTCTCCCCAAGCTACAACTTTCCGATCTTCCATGCTCCAAACTTGAACTAAATCATCTTCGCCTCCTGTGAGTATGTATTTTCCATCCATGCTGTTGCATTGTAATCAGTCATACTATCATCCtaaaagtataaaaatatattgaTGCAGAAAGAGCCAAATACAAAAGAAGTTTAAAATTTATAGGTAATTTACAAGATCAGATTAAAAAACCAGCAATGAGCTTCAATAGAAAACCACTAATGGTGCACACCTCCAAGCGCAACATAAGAGAGCACCATAGTAACTTTTTCCACCGCATATAAGTTGCTCTTTTGAGAAGTCAAAAACACGTAGATAACCTGCATTCAGTAATTAAATTTAGCTTGTATCTAACATTAGGAATAAAAGGATCCTTGAAGAACCAGGACAACAAAGACCAATTGCACAACGCAAACAATATCGTATTGACATTATACCATCTCTTCCAACAGTTGCTAAATAGGCCCCATCAGTC
Proteins encoded in this region:
- the LOC126593376 gene encoding uncharacterized protein LOC126593376 isoform X1, which encodes MATEDGTFAKNGGGIFTNEAEPSTYMDGVSTEIIEEAPPGHLWRRQNLVLQIPSRTLEDAKENFVRINMPPTPSPTPKRVNFSPLPSPSLAKINASPGPSSSKTKSTTKRSLLPRLSFKNWNTTSDIEKAATRALGGLPAGTHEKPSTPRAWSFATLLTPRTKTSSSLPATPIAHSNLESMHGRNTIDLKAEAQRPICRSRSVPAIKKDGSIYAGSVIRVIPTTPRVAERTVTTTSSTSPINVTNGSDDGGEDIAEEEAVCRICLVELGEDADTLKMECSCKGDLALAHQKCAVKWFSIKGNKTCDVCGEDVQNLPVTLFRIQNSQAVNFRASRAQQAEVNQYRVWQDVPILAIVSMLAYFCFLEQLLVGKMGSHAITLSLPFSCILGLLASMTSSTMVRRRYVWSYATTQFALVVIAAHLLYSLIHMQAVLALLLATFSGFGITMCGSSIIVEALRWRGRWRSRQSNQQHGSQEVTRPNQSPQNTQQTQTNPRQRENEPQGAELTHGSTSVCTNTTAAC
- the LOC126593376 gene encoding uncharacterized protein LOC126593376 isoform X2, with protein sequence MATEDGTFAKNGGGIFTNEAEPSTYMDGVSTEIIEEAPPGHLWRRQNLVLQIPSRTLEDAKENFVRINMPPTPSPTPKRVNFSPLPSPSLAKINASPGPSSSKTKSTTKRSLLPRLSFKNWNTTSDIEKAATRALGGLPAGTHEKPSTPRAWSFATLLTPRTKTSSSLPATPIAHSNLESMHGRNTIDLKAEAQRPICRSRSVPAIKKDGSIYAGSVIRVIPTTPRVAERTVTTTSSTSPINVTNGSDDGGEDIAEEEAVCRICLVELGEDADTLKMECSCKGDLALAHQKCAVKWFSIKGNKTCDVCGEDVQNLPVTLFRIQNSQAVNFRASRAQQAEVNQYRVWQDVPILAIVSMLAYFCFLEQLLTGGENGIARNHSLSSFFLHLGSTGIHDIVHNGEKKICLELCNYTVCTGRHCSTSTLFIDSHAGSSGSSPRHLFRVRNYNVWKLYHC